In the Leptospira selangorensis genome, one interval contains:
- a CDS encoding S1C family serine protease, which produces MNIRLPKIVWINIGLLVLFLFVLILPGEGGLSSFFRGGKPLGYSDQRAGIQLQNAFRNVYNSAKDSVVSIRTKKTEAITSPYQYFDYRTEKLSSFGSGFLIHEKGYVVTNFHVILDAESIEVIASDGSVFPAKFVGSHERADIALLKIKEGSGLKPVSFGDSDKIEVGDWAIAIGSPFGLERSFSVGVVSAKYREDLDETGQTHIQTDSMINPGSSGGPLLNIYGEVIGINRLIRSDSGRNTGIGFAIPMNYAKKIIQLIEENKGRIIRPATLGVMATVPLPDHRKALGIPADWKGVLVYDMDSGSSAESSGLKRYDFIMEANGVQVKNINDLREQVGIVGLGGRLKLRIYREKSLQELTVRLIQK; this is translated from the coding sequence ATGAATATTCGTCTTCCTAAAATCGTTTGGATCAATATCGGACTTTTGGTTTTATTCCTATTCGTCCTCATTCTTCCGGGAGAAGGAGGTTTGTCCTCCTTTTTCCGAGGCGGCAAACCTCTCGGATATTCCGACCAAAGAGCCGGGATCCAATTGCAGAATGCTTTTCGAAATGTTTATAATTCCGCAAAGGATTCTGTAGTTTCTATCCGTACCAAAAAAACAGAAGCGATTACAAGCCCTTATCAATATTTCGATTATCGCACCGAAAAACTTTCCTCTTTCGGGAGCGGGTTTCTCATCCACGAAAAAGGATATGTTGTCACAAATTTTCACGTGATCTTGGATGCGGAAAGTATAGAAGTAATTGCTTCCGACGGTAGTGTTTTCCCCGCTAAATTTGTGGGAAGCCATGAAAGAGCGGATATCGCTCTTCTGAAAATCAAAGAAGGAAGCGGACTCAAACCAGTTTCTTTCGGAGATTCTGATAAGATAGAAGTGGGGGATTGGGCAATTGCAATCGGTTCTCCCTTCGGTTTAGAAAGATCTTTTTCAGTGGGTGTTGTTTCCGCAAAATATAGAGAAGATCTGGATGAGACGGGCCAAACCCATATCCAAACAGACAGCATGATCAATCCTGGTTCCAGCGGTGGGCCTCTTCTTAATATTTACGGAGAAGTAATCGGGATCAATCGTTTGATCCGAAGCGATTCTGGTAGGAACACCGGCATCGGTTTTGCGATCCCGATGAATTATGCCAAAAAGATAATCCAGCTCATCGAAGAGAATAAGGGCAGAATTATCCGACCTGCCACTCTGGGAGTGATGGCGACTGTCCCACTTCCGGACCATAGAAAGGCTCTTGGAATTCCCGCAGATTGGAAGGGAGTCTTGGTCTATGATATGGATTCAGGTTCTTCCGCAGAAAGTTCCGGTTTGAAACGATATGACTTCATTATGGAAGCAAACGGAGTCCAAGTTAAAAATATTAATGATCTGAGGGAACAGGTCGGAATAGTAGGATTAGGCGGCAGGTTAAAACTTAGGATCTACAGGGAAAAATCCCTGCAAGAACTGACCGTTAGATTGATACAGAAATAA
- a CDS encoding aminopeptidase, whose amino-acid sequence MQSDSTHLLPNGKNRRLGFLSGIPVLFFLFFSGQGCIPYLYHLGKEQAKILLQRKAISEVLADPEIPETTKTKLKEVEKIREFGIQELALSPEGGFKSFVQLDRPAIGWHVSACHPLKFESYTWWFPIAGRVPYKGYFSLEKVKEEEQSLKDQGFDTRIRITAGYSTLGWFEDPLFSSQLYEDPGDLASIVIHEMAHATVYFPGDTLFNESYASFVEDQGSEEYVLKIGGPKLLEERRKSEEETKLYKNLIIETANSLKAAYSKGDTDDVLRAKKSEIIGDFRKKILQTKWTKINSKKLAEKDWNNEDFIGMLRYNSGTGYFKRRFIEVGKDFSKFHEEMKKLKERSAEERKALLEEKN is encoded by the coding sequence ATGCAATCAGACTCAACCCACCTTCTACCTAACGGAAAGAATCGTCGACTAGGATTCTTATCCGGGATACCCGTTTTGTTTTTTCTATTCTTTTCCGGCCAAGGATGTATTCCCTATCTTTATCATTTGGGAAAAGAACAGGCAAAGATATTACTACAAAGAAAAGCAATCTCAGAAGTTTTAGCCGATCCAGAGATACCGGAAACTACCAAAACAAAATTAAAAGAAGTGGAGAAGATCAGAGAATTCGGGATCCAAGAATTGGCACTCTCTCCGGAAGGTGGCTTCAAAAGTTTTGTACAATTGGATAGACCAGCAATCGGTTGGCATGTAAGCGCCTGCCATCCTCTTAAATTCGAATCCTATACTTGGTGGTTCCCCATTGCAGGAAGAGTCCCATACAAAGGATATTTTTCTCTCGAAAAAGTAAAAGAAGAAGAACAATCTTTAAAAGACCAGGGCTTCGATACAAGAATACGAATCACAGCGGGTTATTCCACCTTGGGATGGTTCGAAGACCCGTTATTCTCTTCTCAACTTTATGAAGATCCGGGAGATCTAGCTTCAATCGTTATCCACGAAATGGCGCATGCCACAGTATATTTTCCAGGAGATACTTTATTTAATGAAAGTTATGCAAGTTTTGTAGAAGACCAGGGCTCGGAGGAATATGTCTTAAAGATCGGAGGCCCAAAACTTTTAGAAGAAAGAAGAAAATCGGAAGAAGAAACGAAACTTTATAAAAACTTAATTATAGAAACTGCAAATTCACTAAAGGCAGCATACTCGAAAGGTGACACAGATGATGTGCTAAGAGCCAAAAAATCGGAGATCATCGGCGACTTTAGAAAAAAAATCCTCCAAACAAAATGGACTAAGATCAATTCTAAAAAACTTGCAGAAAAAGATTGGAATAATGAAGACTTCATCGGAATGCTTAGATACAATTCCGGAACCGGGTATTTCAAAAGAAGGTTTATAGAAGTTGGAAAGGATTTTTCTAAATTCCACGAAGAGATGAAAAAGTTAAAAGAGAGAAGTGCAGAAGAGAGGAAAGCACTATTAGAAGAGAAAAATTAA
- a CDS encoding TolC family protein, with amino-acid sequence MYSYIFRKKRFLILLYLSALCLALEADPPDPEAEITAPNVKFIDLKEAEDLFLKNNLSLLASKLDAESRKGAVLQARLWDNPSVFLDQNIYNQNTGVYLDTTRHGQTAIQVQQLFLLAGKRDKRIRLSKWNQEIAEQLFYDTLRSLRLELRSTFYGLYFSKKALEFYDESIPQVRSTIIGAEKVYKSREMLLSEVLRLKAILFRLETDRSELVKDILDKEASLKVLLNEPSFYDSEISPSYIPNNEYTPLTPGLNQNELINNAMEWRPDLRSMELSVKAEQTNLSLQKAMAVPDLALGGSWDRAGNYIQNYYGFTVSTTIPVFDRNQGNIKTSEMALASKKAAYEEKRLSVKTEVKAALAKLKEKERVFGEYRNYFTQDYRNLANLMIENYRKKYITILQFADFYESYSDSIVKAIRLNSDLIESMEILNSSIGKTILGADK; translated from the coding sequence ATGTACTCATACATATTCCGAAAAAAACGTTTTCTTATTCTATTATATTTAAGTGCACTATGCCTTGCTCTGGAGGCAGATCCGCCCGATCCGGAAGCGGAGATAACGGCACCTAACGTTAAATTTATAGACTTAAAAGAAGCGGAAGACTTATTTTTAAAAAATAATCTATCACTTCTTGCCTCCAAATTAGATGCAGAATCCCGGAAAGGAGCCGTATTACAGGCGAGGCTTTGGGATAATCCTTCCGTATTTTTGGATCAGAATATCTATAATCAGAATACGGGAGTTTATTTAGATACCACAAGACATGGACAAACCGCAATCCAAGTCCAACAGTTATTCCTATTAGCAGGCAAACGAGATAAAAGGATCCGTCTCTCCAAATGGAACCAAGAAATTGCGGAGCAATTATTTTATGATACACTTAGGTCCTTAAGATTGGAGCTCAGGTCCACTTTTTACGGTTTATATTTTTCCAAAAAGGCTTTGGAATTTTACGACGAAAGTATTCCCCAGGTAAGGAGTACAATAATAGGCGCAGAAAAAGTTTATAAAAGTAGAGAGATGCTTCTTTCCGAAGTTCTGCGTTTAAAAGCGATCCTATTTCGTTTGGAAACGGATCGTTCCGAGTTAGTAAAAGATATCCTGGATAAGGAAGCTTCTCTCAAAGTATTATTGAATGAGCCGAGTTTTTACGATTCGGAAATTTCTCCCTCCTATATTCCAAATAATGAATATACCCCGCTTACTCCCGGGTTAAATCAGAATGAGCTCATCAATAATGCCATGGAATGGAGGCCGGATCTTAGAAGTATGGAACTTTCCGTCAAAGCGGAACAGACCAATCTTTCTCTACAAAAAGCCATGGCCGTCCCCGATCTCGCTCTGGGCGGAAGCTGGGATAGAGCCGGAAATTATATACAGAACTATTACGGATTTACCGTATCCACGACAATTCCGGTATTCGATCGGAACCAAGGAAATATCAAAACTTCCGAAATGGCTCTTGCTTCGAAAAAGGCTGCATACGAGGAAAAACGTTTGAGCGTAAAAACGGAAGTAAAGGCGGCCCTCGCTAAACTTAAGGAAAAAGAGAGAGTATTCGGCGAATACAGAAATTATTTTACTCAGGATTATAGAAATCTAGCAAATCTAATGATAGAAAATTATAGAAAAAAATACATTACAATTTTACAATTTGCTGATTTTTACGAATCATACAGCGATAGTATAGTGAAAGCGATACGGTTAAATTCAGATCTAATAGAATCTATGGAAATCCTGAATAGTAGCATCGGAAAAACGATCTTAGGAGCGGACAAATAG
- a CDS encoding efflux RND transporter periplasmic adaptor subunit — protein MFSSLYERYLKGRPKRWLLILIFIIFSFWLNSWYSSHKQKEAWKEEKDRSPKVTDNGQHIEFPSDSPALAKFETVKVGIGNASFSVLAPARVIASINTSVNSGEKIILFDSGETTQIYAEYKRGRAVTSKSLKDLNRVRDMYANQAATGREVAEAESNFAIAKSESAEAESKLRTIGFNPKELDSVTGSSLWLICDVPESQLSEVQKGEEVRIQFSSFPGKIFLGEAEAVGEVVDPILRTVKVRVTIKNPKDKILPGMYARVDFGDPRTSVIVLPNNSIVTVDEKSYVFIQEEPGIFIRRQVVLGTSGEDRTIINGGLQTGDNVIINGAFLLKGLSFGF, from the coding sequence ATGTTTTCTTCTTTGTATGAACGTTATCTGAAAGGAAGACCTAAAAGATGGCTCCTTATTCTCATTTTTATAATATTCTCTTTCTGGCTAAACTCGTGGTATTCTTCCCATAAACAGAAGGAAGCCTGGAAGGAAGAAAAAGATAGAAGTCCCAAAGTTACCGACAACGGACAACATATAGAATTCCCTTCCGATTCTCCTGCACTTGCAAAATTCGAAACAGTAAAAGTGGGGATCGGTAACGCATCTTTTTCTGTCCTTGCTCCTGCAAGGGTGATCGCAAGTATCAATACTTCCGTAAACTCAGGAGAAAAAATCATTCTTTTTGATTCCGGAGAAACCACCCAAATCTACGCCGAATACAAAAGAGGAAGAGCCGTTACTTCCAAGTCATTAAAAGATTTGAATCGAGTCAGGGATATGTATGCAAACCAAGCAGCAACAGGAAGAGAAGTTGCAGAAGCGGAATCGAATTTTGCGATCGCCAAATCCGAAAGTGCGGAAGCGGAATCAAAACTTAGGACCATAGGTTTTAATCCCAAAGAATTGGATTCAGTCACCGGTTCCTCTCTTTGGCTCATCTGCGACGTGCCGGAATCACAGTTGAGCGAGGTTCAAAAAGGAGAAGAAGTACGGATCCAATTCTCCTCCTTTCCCGGAAAAATATTCTTAGGAGAAGCGGAAGCAGTGGGAGAAGTGGTGGATCCTATATTAAGAACCGTTAAAGTTCGGGTCACAATTAAAAATCCCAAGGATAAAATCCTACCTGGAATGTATGCAAGGGTCGATTTCGGTGATCCTAGAACTTCCGTCATAGTATTACCTAATAATTCCATAGTCACAGTGGATGAAAAAAGTTATGTTTTCATCCAGGAAGAACCGGGAATATTCATAAGAAGGCAGGTAGTATTAGGAACATCCGGAGAAGATAGAACGATCATAAACGGAGGCCTTCAAACGGGAGATAACGTGATCATAAACGGAGCCTTTCTTTTAAAAGGTTTAAGTTTCGGATTCTAA
- a CDS encoding efflux RND transporter permease subunit produces the protein MIDKLISFCLENRIPSITLAVSILGFGLWSWSDLKKEAYPDVGDTQVSVIALLPGKAALEVERRITLPLERGLNSVPYVLTRRSKTIFGLSVLQFVFEDGITDFTARQLVLERLNNVELPEEAEVSLAPLTGPVGEIFRYTIEADPEWTPMELRTLQDWVIIPSLRQVPGVADIVNFGGLEKQIHIITSPNRLYRYHLSLSDLMEAVKNNNRNTGGNILTRGEQGFVVRGLGAIQTKEDIENIVVTAVGGTPIYISNLASVEEYPRYPDGFFSYSLRNPITGEIKARNSGIQGLIAMRRGENPSEVIERVRDRINFINKHLLPKEVKIVATYDRTELVDYTIRTVYHTLFEGVSIVTLVLIFFLGSLRSALVVACTIPISLLFGFTMMKLTGIPANLLSLGAIDFGIIVDGAVVMVENIFRKYSDHRKTHRAGTGFAEILDLTKTSATEVGKEIFFSITIIIFAYLPIFTFQRIEGKLFSPMAFTLSYAILGSLLLTLTVIPVLMALLYRSKMGSYSDTPLEWKNPVLENLLKLYDTVINIALKSPGKTVGYSLGIVLFTFTVGFARLGTEFLPELDEGAINVRCFFPVGMHIRGAEKYIPSIKESLLKHEQVSVVLTQLGRNDEGTDPYGPNRLEILVGLKDYELWKEKIPKAELLKRIKKDLQDILPGVQLLFSQPILDNVTESVTGSVSDLAIFLNGEDLKELRKTAGEILEIIREIHGATESGIEQERDQAQLTIEVNRKNSARYGINASDILNTVEAAIGGKEVGELYDGPRRFDIVVRYTTDFRSSLESVKNLLVSSPSGGRIPLSELATIELKDGPTIIQRQDGKRQISVRTNIRGRDQGSFVQEAKQKISEKVVLPEGINIGWGGQFENLTRAGERLRIVIPATLGLIFCFLFAIFRIPRYALLGLAGLPISVTGGILALQLRGMNFSVSAGVGFVSLFGISTMTCVLFVSRMLHLLSDGHHLDLKNSVLEAAKLQFRPRIMTVLLALLGLIPAATATGIGSDVQRPLATVIVGGLTLEIFTLVYLPCIFYLVEKSKSPLAKSHK, from the coding sequence ATGATAGATAAACTTATCTCCTTTTGTTTAGAAAATAGGATCCCTAGTATAACCCTTGCTGTCTCCATTTTAGGATTCGGACTTTGGTCCTGGTCCGATCTAAAAAAAGAAGCATACCCGGACGTGGGAGATACTCAGGTAAGCGTAATTGCACTTCTTCCCGGAAAAGCTGCCTTAGAAGTGGAGAGAAGAATCACTCTCCCTTTAGAAAGAGGGTTAAATTCCGTTCCATATGTTCTGACCAGAAGATCCAAAACAATTTTCGGATTAAGCGTTTTACAATTCGTATTCGAGGACGGAATCACTGATTTTACCGCAAGGCAACTCGTTTTAGAAAGACTGAATAATGTTGAATTGCCGGAAGAAGCCGAAGTAAGCCTTGCACCTTTGACAGGACCGGTTGGAGAAATTTTTCGTTATACTATAGAAGCGGATCCGGAATGGACTCCTATGGAACTCCGTACATTACAGGATTGGGTGATCATTCCATCTCTAAGACAGGTCCCCGGTGTAGCGGATATTGTAAACTTCGGAGGTCTTGAAAAACAGATCCATATCATCACCTCTCCCAACAGATTATATAGATATCATCTTTCTCTTTCGGACCTGATGGAAGCGGTTAAAAATAATAACCGAAATACGGGAGGAAATATTCTCACAAGAGGAGAGCAAGGTTTCGTAGTACGCGGATTAGGTGCCATCCAGACAAAAGAGGATATCGAGAATATAGTGGTTACCGCTGTCGGTGGAACTCCGATATATATCAGCAATCTTGCCTCTGTGGAAGAGTATCCCAGATATCCGGACGGATTTTTCAGTTATAGTCTTAGGAATCCGATCACTGGAGAGATCAAAGCTAGAAATTCAGGCATCCAAGGTTTGATCGCGATGAGAAGAGGAGAAAACCCTTCCGAAGTGATCGAAAGAGTCCGAGATAGAATAAACTTTATCAACAAACATCTTCTTCCGAAAGAAGTAAAGATAGTAGCTACGTATGACAGGACAGAGCTAGTAGACTATACGATCCGCACAGTATATCATACCTTATTCGAAGGAGTTAGTATAGTAACTCTAGTTCTGATTTTTTTCTTAGGAAGTTTAAGATCCGCACTCGTGGTTGCTTGCACGATTCCGATTTCATTATTATTCGGATTTACCATGATGAAACTCACAGGTATTCCGGCCAACCTACTCTCTTTGGGAGCGATCGACTTTGGGATCATAGTAGACGGTGCAGTCGTTATGGTGGAGAATATTTTCAGAAAATATTCGGATCACAGAAAAACACATCGGGCTGGGACCGGGTTTGCGGAAATTTTGGATCTTACCAAAACATCCGCCACGGAAGTGGGAAAAGAGATCTTTTTTTCCATCACGATCATCATATTCGCATATCTTCCTATATTCACATTCCAAAGGATAGAAGGGAAATTATTCTCTCCTATGGCATTCACACTTTCTTATGCCATATTGGGAAGTTTATTATTAACGCTTACAGTAATACCCGTGCTCATGGCCTTACTTTATAGGTCCAAAATGGGCTCTTATTCGGATACTCCCCTAGAATGGAAAAATCCGGTTCTGGAAAATCTATTAAAACTTTATGATACTGTAATAAATATCGCCTTAAAATCCCCCGGAAAAACCGTAGGTTACTCTCTTGGGATCGTATTATTTACTTTCACAGTAGGTTTCGCCAGACTGGGGACGGAGTTCCTGCCTGAATTGGACGAAGGCGCAATCAATGTAAGATGTTTTTTTCCGGTCGGTATGCATATACGAGGAGCCGAAAAATATATTCCGTCCATTAAAGAATCATTATTAAAACACGAACAAGTTTCTGTGGTTCTAACACAACTCGGAAGAAATGACGAGGGAACGGATCCTTACGGACCGAATCGTTTGGAAATCCTGGTAGGTTTGAAAGATTACGAACTCTGGAAGGAAAAAATTCCGAAAGCGGAACTTTTAAAAAGAATCAAAAAGGATCTGCAGGACATTCTCCCAGGAGTACAACTTCTTTTTTCCCAGCCGATTTTGGATAATGTTACCGAATCTGTAACAGGAAGCGTTTCTGATCTTGCGATTTTTTTGAATGGAGAAGATCTAAAGGAACTCAGAAAAACCGCGGGCGAAATCCTTGAAATCATTCGAGAAATACATGGAGCCACGGAATCCGGGATAGAACAAGAAAGGGATCAGGCTCAACTCACTATAGAAGTGAACCGAAAAAATTCCGCAAGATACGGGATCAATGCCTCGGATATCCTAAACACTGTGGAAGCGGCAATCGGTGGAAAAGAAGTGGGAGAACTTTACGACGGCCCAAGAAGATTCGATATAGTGGTAAGATACACCACAGACTTCCGCTCCTCTTTGGAATCCGTCAAAAATCTTTTAGTCAGTTCCCCTAGCGGAGGAAGGATACCTCTTTCCGAACTTGCGACGATAGAATTAAAAGACGGACCTACGATCATCCAAAGACAGGATGGAAAAAGACAAATCTCCGTACGCACAAACATTAGGGGAAGAGACCAGGGAAGTTTTGTCCAAGAAGCTAAACAAAAAATTTCCGAAAAAGTAGTACTGCCCGAAGGGATTAATATTGGATGGGGAGGACAATTCGAAAATTTAACTAGAGCAGGCGAAAGGTTAAGGATAGTAATTCCTGCGACCCTCGGGCTTATATTCTGCTTTCTATTTGCGATCTTTAGAATTCCACGTTATGCTCTATTAGGACTTGCAGGACTTCCGATTTCGGTTACCGGAGGAATTCTTGCATTACAGTTAAGAGGTATGAATTTTTCGGTCTCCGCCGGAGTTGGATTTGTTTCCCTTTTCGGAATTTCGACTATGACCTGCGTCTTATTCGTTTCCAGAATGTTACATTTACTTAGTGATGGTCATCATCTGGATCTGAAAAATTCGGTATTAGAGGCGGCAAAATTGCAATTCAGACCGAGAATCATGACTGTTCTTCTAGCTCTACTAGGTTTAATTCCAGCGGCAACCGCCACTGGGATCGGTTCGGATGTGCAAAGACCCTTGGCAACAGTTATAGTAGGGGGTCTAACTTTGGAAATATTTACCCTGGTTTATCTGCCCTGCATATTCTATTTGGTGGAAAAATCGAAATCTCCTCTTGCAAAATCCCACAAATAA